In Hallerella succinigenes, the following are encoded in one genomic region:
- a CDS encoding lipopolysaccharide biosynthesis protein — protein sequence MSNKEVFFKGISTQTLITLVMGIMEVFVFSMMSRFLSKSEFGYFAALTGIITVCTSITEAGLGAAIIQKKDAQTSFVATVFSLSWLMGIVGTLLIFVFAPVISLVIADETLTTPLRIMSVNIFFACILSVKRSLLIKKLDFKKVGMYNISAYSLSAAIGITLAYLGFGLYAVIAVSVLNLFFFNILLYCRRGEVPKFAFDRSQISSIFSFGGWLTAGVIVNNLTQQMDRLFLSKWLSVTALGSYNRPAGFVSNITTRINGIFDTVLFPMLSKAQDDEKKIKTVFVKAVKLLNSFSVVLFAIFFFNAELIISIFFGSNWINLVPVMQIVSIYVIFNIDSRLVDCYFRSLAMVDLGFKLRVCSALITFIGLYIGSEFDILGVAIGLVVSNILTVFLKVSFLSRRLKISIISVFASMFLACKPILLLGLIGYVNLLFFNHGIVQQIVFATLYAFIILSMFLFFPNMVGSEYAETVYPSVKTKILRKFCK from the coding sequence GTGAGCAATAAAGAAGTTTTCTTTAAAGGAATTTCCACTCAAACGCTAATAACTTTGGTTATGGGCATTATGGAAGTTTTCGTTTTTTCCATGATGTCTAGGTTTCTTAGCAAAAGTGAATTCGGGTATTTTGCTGCGCTAACAGGCATTATAACTGTCTGTACAAGTATTACAGAGGCTGGTTTAGGGGCTGCAATAATTCAAAAAAAGGATGCGCAGACCTCTTTTGTTGCAACAGTTTTTTCCCTAAGTTGGCTAATGGGAATTGTTGGAACGCTTTTGATATTTGTTTTCGCTCCGGTTATTTCTCTCGTTATCGCTGACGAGACTTTAACAACGCCTTTGCGAATCATGTCGGTTAATATTTTCTTTGCGTGCATTCTGAGCGTAAAGCGGAGCTTATTAATAAAAAAATTAGACTTTAAAAAAGTTGGAATGTATAACATATCCGCGTATAGCCTTAGCGCAGCTATCGGCATTACTCTCGCATATTTGGGCTTTGGATTATATGCGGTCATTGCGGTGTCTGTTTTAAATTTGTTTTTCTTCAACATTCTTTTGTATTGCAGAAGAGGCGAAGTACCTAAATTTGCTTTTGATCGGTCTCAAATATCGTCAATTTTTTCTTTTGGCGGATGGTTAACTGCAGGAGTCATTGTCAATAATTTGACTCAACAAATGGATCGCCTCTTCTTGTCAAAATGGCTTTCTGTCACCGCATTAGGCTCTTATAATCGGCCGGCAGGTTTTGTATCCAATATAACCACGCGAATAAATGGCATATTTGATACGGTACTGTTTCCTATGCTATCAAAGGCACAAGACGATGAAAAAAAAATAAAAACCGTCTTTGTAAAAGCGGTGAAACTTTTGAATTCATTTTCTGTAGTTTTATTCGCAATTTTTTTCTTCAACGCAGAACTGATTATTTCAATCTTCTTTGGAAGTAATTGGATCAATCTAGTGCCAGTAATGCAAATAGTTTCGATATATGTCATTTTTAATATAGATAGTCGCTTAGTGGATTGCTATTTCAGAAGTTTGGCAATGGTTGATCTGGGCTTCAAATTGCGAGTTTGTTCAGCGTTAATAACATTCATTGGCTTATATATTGGCTCAGAATTCGATATACTTGGCGTCGCAATAGGTTTGGTTGTGTCTAATATTTTAACGGTATTTCTAAAGGTGTCTTTTTTGAGCCGTCGACTGAAGATTTCAATCATATCTGTGTTTGCCTCCATGTTTTTGGCTTGCAAACCAATACTTCTTTTAGGACTGATAGGATATGTGAACTTGTTATTTTTTAACCATGGTATTGTCCAGCAAATTGTCTTTGCGACGCTATATGCGTTTATCATTCTTTCGATGTTTCTTTTTTTTCCAAACATGGTTGGTTCTGAATATGCAGAAACTGTTTATCCGAGTGTAAAAACGAAGATCTTAAGGAAATTTTGCAAATGA